From a region of the Stenotrophomonas sp. BIO128-Bstrain genome:
- the rph gene encoding ribonuclease PH — MTDSRPSGRQADQLREVRIERAFTRHAEGSVLVSFGQTRVLCTASVENRVPGFLRGKGEGWVTAEYGMLPRSTHTRNDREAARGKQGGRTLEIQRLIGRTLRACIDRGALGERTITLDCDVLQADGGTRTAAITGAYVALVDAVNFLIKRGDIKRNPIFGAVAAVSVGVYRGTPVLDLDYAEDSDCDTDMNVVMNDGGGFIELQGTAEGHAFRRDELDALLALAEKGIKDLFAAQQAALAQA, encoded by the coding sequence ATGACTGATTCCCGTCCCAGCGGCCGCCAGGCCGACCAGCTGCGCGAAGTGCGCATCGAGCGCGCCTTCACCCGTCACGCCGAGGGCTCGGTCCTGGTCAGCTTCGGGCAGACCCGCGTGCTGTGCACGGCCAGCGTGGAAAACCGCGTGCCGGGCTTCCTGCGTGGCAAGGGCGAAGGCTGGGTGACCGCCGAGTACGGCATGCTGCCGCGTTCGACCCACACCCGTAACGACCGCGAAGCCGCCCGCGGCAAGCAGGGCGGCCGCACGCTGGAGATCCAGCGCCTGATCGGCCGCACCCTGCGTGCCTGCATCGACCGCGGCGCGCTCGGCGAGCGCACCATCACGCTCGATTGCGACGTGCTGCAGGCCGATGGCGGCACCCGCACCGCGGCCATCACCGGTGCCTACGTGGCCCTGGTGGATGCGGTGAACTTCCTGATCAAGCGCGGCGACATCAAGCGCAACCCGATCTTCGGCGCGGTGGCGGCGGTGTCGGTGGGCGTGTACCGCGGCACCCCGGTGCTGGACCTGGACTACGCCGAAGACAGCGATTGCGATACCGACATGAACGTGGTGATGAACGACGGCGGCGGCTTCATCGAACTGCAGGGCACCGCCGAAGGCCATGCCTTCCGCCGCGATGAACTGGATGCGCTGCTGGCACTGGCCGAAAAGGGCATCAAGGATCTGTTCGCCGCCCAGCAGGCGGCCCTGGCCCAGGCATGA
- a CDS encoding bifunctional (p)ppGpp synthetase/guanosine-3',5'-bis(diphosphate) 3'-pyrophosphohydrolase — protein sequence MNPGPTAKVATPAGAAVPDYVLQLERAAHYLPPDQLPLLRRAWEVGAAAHAGQTRKSGEPYITHPVAVAQVLAELGLDVEALIAAILHDTIEDTPLTREELAAEFGEAVAELVDGVTKLDKLKFRDRQEAAAESFRKMLLAMSRDLRVIMIKLADRLHNMRTLGAQSREARGRIARETLEIYAPIAQRLGMSLVKSELQNLGFKALYPWRHAILEKHIRSQPVVRREAMAQVEVQLSQRLAKEGLEHRLVSRIKTPWSIYNKMRDENKSFDQVMDVFGFRLVVRNVPNCYHALGSVHATFKPLDGRFRDFIAIPKANGYQSLHTVLFGPYGSPIEVQIRTEEMDLIAERGVAAHWTYKFGGDSPNSAQSRAHAWIVELIDSQRAAGSSLEFLDNVKVDLFPDEVYLFTPKGKILALPRNSTALDFAYAVHTDVGNMAVASRVDKKLVPLRTKLVSGQTVEVITARSATPKPQWLEFVVSSKARTAIRHQLKQLEHEDAVQLGHRMLDRALEAMDSSLERLPKGRLDAFLAEHRYPRLEALLAEVALGNWMPNQAAQALMAYAELRGGAHSKHSQEKILINGSERGVVSFANCCQPIPGDDIMGYHTAGKGIVVHRLDCPNLAELRKSPERWVPIGWDTTVSGDYDTSLIVEVENGTGVLAQLAAAIAQSHSNIERVDYLDRDFNAAVLCFNVQVRDRNHLAEVMRRLRRLSVVQSVRRQ from the coding sequence ATGAACCCAGGCCCCACTGCCAAGGTCGCCACGCCCGCCGGCGCGGCCGTACCCGATTATGTCCTCCAGCTTGAGCGCGCAGCGCACTATCTGCCGCCCGACCAACTGCCGCTGCTGCGCCGCGCCTGGGAAGTAGGCGCCGCCGCGCATGCCGGCCAGACCCGCAAGTCGGGCGAGCCGTACATCACCCATCCGGTCGCCGTGGCCCAGGTCCTGGCCGAGCTCGGCCTGGACGTGGAGGCGCTGATCGCGGCGATCCTGCACGACACCATCGAAGACACCCCGCTGACCCGCGAAGAGCTGGCCGCCGAGTTCGGCGAGGCCGTGGCCGAGCTGGTCGACGGTGTCACCAAGCTGGACAAGCTGAAGTTCCGCGACCGCCAGGAAGCGGCCGCCGAGAGCTTCCGCAAAATGCTGCTGGCGATGTCGCGCGACCTGCGCGTGATCATGATCAAGCTCGCCGACCGCCTGCACAACATGCGTACCCTCGGCGCGCAGAGCCGCGAGGCGCGTGGCCGGATCGCGCGCGAGACGCTGGAAATCTACGCGCCCATCGCGCAGCGGCTGGGCATGAGCCTGGTCAAGAGCGAGCTGCAGAACCTGGGCTTCAAGGCGCTGTATCCGTGGCGCCATGCCATCCTGGAAAAGCACATCCGCAGCCAGCCGGTGGTCCGCCGCGAGGCGATGGCGCAGGTGGAGGTGCAGTTGAGCCAGCGCCTGGCCAAGGAAGGGCTGGAGCACCGCCTGGTCAGCCGCATCAAGACGCCGTGGAGCATCTACAACAAGATGCGCGACGAGAACAAATCCTTCGATCAGGTGATGGATGTGTTCGGGTTCCGGTTGGTGGTGCGCAACGTGCCCAACTGTTATCACGCGCTGGGCTCGGTGCATGCCACCTTCAAGCCGCTGGACGGTCGCTTCCGCGATTTCATCGCCATCCCCAAGGCCAACGGCTACCAGTCATTGCACACGGTGTTGTTCGGGCCGTATGGTTCGCCGATCGAGGTGCAGATCCGCACCGAAGAGATGGACCTGATCGCCGAGCGCGGTGTGGCGGCGCACTGGACGTACAAGTTCGGTGGCGATTCGCCCAACAGTGCGCAGAGCCGTGCGCATGCCTGGATCGTGGAGCTGATCGATTCCCAGCGCGCCGCCGGTTCGTCGCTGGAGTTCCTGGACAACGTCAAGGTGGACCTGTTCCCAGACGAGGTCTACCTGTTCACCCCGAAGGGCAAGATCCTGGCCCTGCCGCGCAATTCCACCGCGCTCGATTTCGCCTATGCGGTGCACACCGATGTGGGCAACATGGCCGTGGCCTCGCGCGTGGACAAGAAGCTGGTGCCGCTGCGCACCAAGCTGGTCAGTGGCCAGACCGTGGAAGTGATCACCGCGCGCTCGGCCACGCCCAAGCCGCAGTGGCTGGAATTCGTGGTCAGTTCCAAGGCGCGCACCGCCATCCGCCACCAGCTCAAACAGCTGGAGCACGAAGACGCGGTCCAGCTGGGCCACCGCATGCTCGACCGCGCGCTGGAGGCGATGGACAGCTCGCTGGAGCGCCTGCCGAAGGGGCGCCTGGATGCGTTCCTGGCCGAACACCGTTACCCCCGCCTGGAGGCCCTGCTGGCCGAAGTGGCGCTGGGCAACTGGATGCCCAACCAGGCCGCGCAGGCGCTGATGGCCTACGCCGAGCTGCGCGGTGGGGCGCATTCGAAGCATTCGCAGGAGAAGATCCTGATCAATGGCAGCGAGCGCGGCGTGGTCAGCTTCGCCAACTGCTGCCAGCCGATCCCGGGCGACGACATCATGGGCTACCACACCGCCGGCAAGGGCATCGTGGTGCACCGTCTGGATTGCCCGAACCTGGCCGAGCTGCGCAAGTCGCCCGAGCGCTGGGTGCCGATCGGGTGGGATACGACGGTGTCGGGTGATTACGACACGTCCTTGATCGTGGAAGTGGAGAACGGGACCGGCGTGCTGGCCCAGTTGGCCGCGGCGATCGCGCAGAGCCATTCCAACATCGAGCGGGTGGATTACCTGGACCGCGATTTCAATGCGGCGGTGCTGTGTTTCAACGTGCAGGTCCGTGATCGGAACCATCTGGCGGAAGTGATGCGCAGGTTGCGGCGTCTTTCGGTGGTGCAGTCGGTACGGCGGCAGTAA
- a CDS encoding RidA family protein translates to MSRQIITSANAPAAIGPYSQAVRAGNTVYFSGQIPLDPATGDIVGAGDIEAQARRAFDNLKAVAEEAGGSLDQIVRLGLYLTDLGEFAKVNAVMQDYFKAPFPARSTIEVSGLPKAANFEVDAVMVLDQA, encoded by the coding sequence ATGTCCCGCCAGATCATCACCAGCGCCAACGCCCCGGCCGCGATCGGTCCGTATTCGCAGGCCGTGCGCGCCGGCAATACCGTGTACTTCTCCGGCCAGATCCCGCTGGACCCGGCCACCGGTGACATCGTTGGTGCCGGCGACATCGAGGCGCAGGCCCGCCGTGCGTTCGACAATCTGAAGGCCGTGGCCGAAGAAGCCGGCGGTTCGCTGGACCAGATCGTCCGCCTGGGCCTGTACCTGACCGATCTGGGCGAGTTCGCCAAGGTCAATGCGGTGATGCAGGACTACTTCAAGGCGCCGTTCCCGGCGCGTTCGACCATCGAAGTGTCGGGCCTGCCGAAGGCGGCCAACTTCGAAGTCGATGCGGTGATGGTGCTCGACCAGGCCTGA
- a CDS encoding DUF1631 domain-containing protein, translated as MSAPALSSSQPDMTRFADVAAPPRVRRLLAALHGLAVQTLTTPLRLTIVELERELFRDAERARNSQIQADIFAQARQLHEVNAQFGPRFLDALGDRLATLRGPRHTQRIVPTEVSVSATALTLVNDTDVDRDIVLVDIIRREAQRSATALQLLGQRFGVLAAGPAFDVDDLPFGPQALCRIVRELGEQFALGLETQLALYRVFDRQLLERLGELLERANILLAHEGVLPGLVYTPYLARSATTRRIITGPERGLPGARGGAAARPLTAWNGSAPSAGWAAMTQAAMAPPAAGPAHGMSNGDAAAPGPAAATSASAPATSAPPAATDLGAPAMSALHQMLGAARQAHAAGTVPGGGAMAAQAVAATTGAPTPAADNAFLAPDAPPALAVPAEAVHATLARLQSQAIPPGGARRSMADLHNALLAQVRADHGAHAALTVKDSDTFDLLDMLYGQIQREVRPEAVAADLLTRLQVPVARAALTDPAFFVRDQHPARELLNAVAEAGANWLGEEDVDPLLVQKLGHAVDQVVNDYDGDVAVFDTANEEIQQHFRALAHKAELAERRHVEAARGKERLEAAKQQASASIEQLCTQAAPPRFVQALLKQAWSDVLTLTLLRNGETSPQWQQRQQETTRIAEVTCLAPGAGARDDALGNEVEAALLQVGYHQDEAAAIARRLSTPGGEDDSSSRTELTARLRARTRLGEQADASDPRKVAPLARSTAEDDCYRQLRTLPFGTWFEFTTNQQGDVRRQRLSWYSLITDNALFVNQRGQKVGEHSLDALARLMAHGQVRIVTEDKGRLIDRAWQATLRTLRSLAGSPVENAG; from the coding sequence ATGTCTGCGCCCGCACTTTCGTCGTCCCAGCCCGACATGACGCGCTTTGCGGACGTGGCCGCACCACCGCGCGTGCGCCGCCTGCTGGCCGCGTTGCACGGGCTGGCGGTACAGACCCTCACCACGCCGCTCAGACTGACCATCGTGGAACTGGAACGCGAGCTGTTCCGCGACGCCGAGCGCGCGCGCAACAGCCAGATCCAGGCCGACATCTTCGCCCAGGCCCGCCAGCTGCACGAGGTCAACGCGCAGTTCGGCCCGCGCTTCCTGGACGCCCTCGGTGACCGCCTGGCCACCCTGCGCGGCCCGCGCCATACCCAGCGCATCGTGCCAACCGAGGTGTCCGTGTCGGCGACCGCGCTGACCCTGGTCAACGACACCGACGTGGACCGCGACATCGTGCTGGTGGACATCATCCGCCGCGAGGCCCAGCGCTCGGCCACCGCCCTGCAGCTGCTGGGCCAGCGCTTCGGCGTGCTTGCCGCCGGCCCGGCCTTCGATGTCGATGACCTGCCGTTCGGCCCCCAGGCCTTGTGCCGGATCGTGCGCGAGCTGGGCGAGCAGTTCGCGCTCGGGCTGGAAACACAGCTGGCGCTGTACCGCGTGTTCGACCGCCAACTGCTGGAGCGGCTGGGCGAACTGCTGGAACGCGCCAACATCCTGCTCGCGCACGAAGGCGTGCTGCCCGGGCTGGTCTACACCCCGTACCTGGCGCGCTCGGCCACCACCCGCCGGATCATCACCGGGCCCGAGCGCGGCCTGCCCGGCGCGCGCGGCGGCGCCGCCGCGCGGCCCTTGACCGCCTGGAACGGCAGCGCCCCCAGCGCGGGCTGGGCCGCAATGACCCAGGCGGCAATGGCGCCGCCGGCCGCTGGGCCGGCCCATGGCATGTCCAACGGCGACGCAGCAGCGCCAGGTCCAGCAGCCGCCACGTCTGCATCGGCGCCAGCCACCAGCGCCCCGCCTGCGGCAACCGATCTCGGTGCACCGGCGATGTCGGCCCTGCACCAGATGCTCGGTGCCGCCCGCCAGGCGCACGCCGCGGGCACCGTGCCGGGCGGCGGTGCCATGGCCGCACAGGCTGTCGCCGCGACGACCGGCGCGCCCACGCCCGCCGCCGACAACGCGTTTCTCGCCCCGGACGCCCCCCCGGCATTGGCGGTTCCCGCCGAAGCGGTGCATGCCACGCTGGCGCGCCTGCAGAGCCAGGCCATTCCCCCCGGCGGCGCCCGCCGCAGCATGGCCGACCTGCACAACGCCCTGCTCGCCCAGGTCCGCGCCGACCATGGCGCGCACGCGGCCCTGACCGTGAAGGACAGCGACACGTTCGACCTGCTCGACATGCTGTACGGGCAGATCCAGCGCGAGGTGCGGCCCGAGGCCGTGGCCGCCGACCTGCTGACCCGCCTGCAGGTACCGGTCGCCCGCGCGGCCCTGACCGATCCGGCCTTCTTCGTGCGCGACCAGCACCCGGCGCGGGAACTGCTCAACGCCGTCGCCGAGGCTGGTGCCAACTGGTTGGGCGAGGAGGACGTGGACCCGCTGCTGGTGCAGAAGCTCGGCCACGCGGTCGACCAGGTAGTGAACGACTACGACGGCGATGTGGCGGTGTTCGACACCGCCAACGAAGAGATCCAGCAGCACTTTCGCGCGCTGGCCCACAAGGCCGAGCTGGCCGAGCGTCGTCATGTCGAAGCCGCCCGCGGCAAGGAACGGTTGGAGGCGGCCAAACAGCAGGCCAGTGCCAGCATCGAGCAGCTGTGCACGCAGGCCGCGCCCCCGCGCTTCGTGCAGGCGCTGCTCAAGCAGGCGTGGTCGGATGTGCTGACCTTGACCCTGCTGCGCAATGGCGAAACCTCGCCGCAGTGGCAACAGCGCCAGCAGGAAACCACCCGGATCGCCGAGGTCACCTGCCTGGCCCCGGGCGCAGGCGCGCGCGATGACGCGCTGGGCAACGAGGTCGAGGCCGCCCTGCTGCAGGTCGGCTATCACCAGGATGAAGCGGCCGCGATCGCGCGTCGCCTGTCCACGCCGGGCGGCGAGGACGACAGCAGCTCGCGCACCGAACTCACCGCGCGCCTGCGCGCGCGCACCCGGCTGGGCGAACAGGCCGACGCCAGCGACCCGCGCAAGGTCGCCCCGCTCGCGCGCAGCACCGCGGAAGACGATTGTTACCGCCAGTTGCGCACACTGCCGTTCGGTACCTGGTTCGAGTTCACCACCAACCAGCAGGGCGACGTCCGCCGCCAGCGGCTCTCGTGGTACAGCCTGATCACCGACAACGCCCTGTTCGTCAATCAGCGCGGGCAGAAGGTTGGCGAGCATTCGCTGGACGCACTGGCCCGGCTGATGGCGCACGGCCAGGTGCGGATCGTCACCGAAGACAAGGGCCGGCTGATCGACCGCGCCTGGCAGGCCACCCTGCGCACATTGCGCTCGCTCGCCGGCAGCCCCGTGGAGAACGCTGGATGA
- the rpoZ gene encoding DNA-directed RNA polymerase subunit omega has translation MARITVEDCLEVVNNRFELVMMASKRARQLANGVQATLDNSETEDKPTVLALREIAARKIDNALIDEVEKAERERAEREALEWAAAEVVADEDMSKNDD, from the coding sequence ATGGCCCGCATCACCGTAGAAGATTGTCTGGAAGTCGTGAACAACCGTTTCGAACTGGTCATGATGGCGTCCAAGCGCGCCCGTCAGCTGGCCAATGGCGTCCAGGCCACCCTGGACAACAGCGAAACCGAAGACAAGCCGACCGTGCTGGCGCTGCGCGAAATTGCCGCCCGCAAGATCGACAACGCCCTGATCGACGAAGTCGAGAAGGCCGAGCGCGAGCGTGCCGAGCGTGAAGCACTGGAATGGGCCGCTGCCGAAGTCGTCGCCGACGAAGACATGTCCAAGAACGACGACTGA
- a CDS encoding YicC/YloC family endoribonuclease — MIRSMTAYANGERATRWGTLACELRSVNHRFLEVGVRLPEELRALEPQLRERVASRCSRGKIDLVMRLRAPDVTGALVVNDALLGQLGELATRLSSGFPSLQVSFTELLQMPGVMQGEAVDAAALHAEALALLDTALDGFVAAREREGDKLATAIQERVDSIERIAAEVTTLIPLIREGQRTKLSARLADLPHPVDPGRAEQELVMWLQKLDVDEELDRLGSHIAEIRRVFKQREPVGRRLDFLLQEFNREANTLGSKSVDSRTSNAAVELKVLIDQIREQVQNIE, encoded by the coding sequence ATGATTCGAAGCATGACCGCCTACGCCAACGGCGAGCGCGCCACCCGCTGGGGGACGCTGGCCTGTGAGCTGCGCTCGGTCAACCACCGGTTCCTGGAGGTCGGCGTACGCCTGCCTGAAGAACTGCGTGCGTTGGAGCCGCAACTGCGCGAGCGCGTCGCTTCGCGCTGCAGCCGCGGCAAGATCGATCTGGTCATGCGCCTGCGTGCGCCGGACGTCACCGGTGCCCTGGTGGTCAACGATGCGCTGCTGGGCCAGCTCGGTGAGCTGGCCACCCGGTTGTCCTCCGGCTTCCCCAGCCTGCAGGTGAGCTTCACCGAACTGCTGCAGATGCCGGGTGTGATGCAGGGCGAGGCAGTGGATGCGGCCGCCCTGCATGCCGAGGCCCTGGCCCTGCTGGATACCGCCCTGGATGGCTTCGTGGCCGCGCGCGAGCGTGAAGGCGACAAGCTGGCCACCGCGATCCAGGAGCGCGTGGACAGCATCGAGCGCATCGCCGCCGAGGTCACCACGCTGATTCCGCTGATCCGTGAAGGCCAGCGCACCAAGCTGTCGGCCCGCCTGGCCGATCTGCCGCACCCGGTCGATCCCGGCCGTGCCGAGCAGGAGCTGGTGATGTGGCTGCAGAAGCTGGACGTGGATGAGGAACTGGACCGCCTGGGCAGCCACATCGCCGAGATCCGCCGGGTCTTCAAGCAGCGCGAGCCGGTCGGCCGCCGCCTGGATTTCCTGCTGCAGGAATTCAACCGCGAGGCCAACACGCTGGGCTCCAAATCGGTGGACAGCCGTACCTCCAATGCCGCCGTCGAGCTGAAGGTGCTGATCGACCAGATCCGCGAACAGGTGCAGAACATCGAATGA
- the rdgB gene encoding RdgB/HAM1 family non-canonical purine NTP pyrophosphatase translates to MKLVLASGNAGKLKELQAMLGGLPLEIVAQGELGVSDVPETGLTFVENALIKARHACQSTGLPALADDSGLIVDALDGAPGLYSARYAGSPTNDAANNAKLLEAMREVPAERRTARFYAVIVLLRHADDPQPLICEGSWEGVILDELRGSHGFGYNPLFLDPVLAQTAAEMAPDLKNAMSHRAKALQLLKQKLPALL, encoded by the coding sequence ATGAAACTGGTACTGGCCAGCGGCAACGCCGGCAAACTGAAGGAACTGCAGGCCATGCTCGGTGGTCTGCCGCTGGAGATCGTGGCGCAGGGCGAACTGGGCGTCAGCGACGTGCCGGAAACCGGCCTGACGTTCGTCGAGAACGCGCTGATCAAGGCACGCCACGCCTGCCAGAGCACCGGCCTGCCGGCGCTGGCCGACGACTCCGGCCTGATCGTGGACGCACTCGACGGCGCGCCCGGCCTGTACAGCGCGCGCTATGCCGGCAGCCCGACCAACGATGCTGCCAACAACGCCAAACTGCTCGAGGCGATGCGCGAGGTGCCGGCCGAACGCCGCACGGCCCGCTTCTACGCGGTGATCGTGCTGCTGCGCCATGCCGATGATCCGCAGCCGCTGATCTGCGAAGGCAGCTGGGAAGGCGTGATCCTCGACGAACTGCGTGGCAGCCACGGCTTCGGCTACAACCCGCTGTTCCTGGACCCGGTGCTGGCCCAGACCGCGGCCGAAATGGCGCCGGACCTGAAGAACGCGATGAGCCACCGCGCCAAAGCCCTGCAGCTGCTCAAGCAGAAACTGCCCGCCCTGCTCTGA
- a CDS encoding VOC family protein: MNRRIALTTLVVADYDEAIAWYTGALGFSLLQDIDQGDKRWVVVGPADGNAAALLLARASNDEQRARIGNQTGGRVGFFLNTDDFWRDHAAMTARGVVFLETPREEVYATVAVFRDLYGNTWDLLEPKQ; the protein is encoded by the coding sequence ATGAACCGTCGCATCGCCCTGACCACCCTGGTGGTGGCCGACTACGACGAGGCGATCGCCTGGTACACCGGCGCGCTGGGCTTCAGCCTGCTCCAGGACATCGACCAGGGCGACAAGCGCTGGGTGGTGGTCGGGCCGGCCGACGGCAACGCGGCAGCCCTGCTGCTGGCACGCGCCAGCAACGACGAACAGCGCGCGCGGATCGGCAACCAGACCGGTGGCCGGGTCGGTTTCTTCCTGAACACCGATGATTTCTGGCGCGACCACGCGGCAATGACCGCGCGTGGCGTGGTCTTCCTCGAAACCCCACGCGAAGAGGTCTACGCGACGGTCGCGGTGTTCCGCGATCTGTACGGCAACACGTGGGACCTGCTGGAGCCCAAGCAATGA
- the hemW gene encoding radical SAM family heme chaperone HemW — MSHDHCSHLPGEACAGDHDPAPRLVTPPLALYVHLPWCVRKCPYCDFNSHAAKGELPFDAYIDALIRDLDQDLPLVWGRVVSSVFFGGGTPSLFPPEAIDRVLQAASARLRFAPNLEVTLETNPGTAEHGRFDRYRAAGVNRISFGIQTFNDEALKRLGRIHDSGEAERAVKLAQDAGYDNFNIDLMYALPQQTLAQAEHDLERAFALQPTHLSHYQLTLEPNTVFFARPPQGIPDEDSAWDIQEHCQRLLAEAGYAQYEVSAYAKPGRQSQHNLNYWRFGDYLGIGAGAHGKISSGAEQHVLRRWKHKHPQTFMDTAGTLASIGGDDVISAERLPFEYMLNLLRLHEGFGLKDFESRTGLDRAQIAAPLGVAVANGWMTVSGDRATPTELGRRFTNDVVELFLP, encoded by the coding sequence ATGTCACACGACCACTGCTCCCACCTGCCCGGCGAAGCCTGCGCCGGCGATCACGATCCCGCCCCGCGGCTGGTGACGCCGCCGCTGGCGCTGTACGTGCATCTGCCGTGGTGCGTGCGCAAATGCCCGTACTGCGATTTCAACTCGCACGCGGCCAAGGGCGAACTGCCGTTCGATGCCTACATCGACGCACTGATCCGCGACCTGGACCAGGATCTGCCGCTGGTCTGGGGACGCGTGGTGAGCAGCGTGTTCTTCGGTGGCGGGACGCCGAGCCTGTTCCCGCCCGAAGCGATCGACCGCGTCCTGCAGGCAGCCTCGGCCCGGCTGCGCTTCGCGCCGAACCTGGAAGTGACCCTGGAGACCAACCCGGGCACCGCCGAGCATGGCCGTTTCGATCGTTACCGCGCCGCCGGGGTGAACCGGATCAGCTTCGGGATCCAGACGTTCAACGACGAGGCGCTCAAGCGCCTGGGCCGCATCCACGACAGTGGCGAGGCCGAGCGCGCAGTGAAACTGGCGCAGGACGCCGGCTACGACAACTTCAACATCGACCTGATGTACGCGCTGCCGCAGCAGACGCTGGCCCAGGCCGAGCATGATCTGGAGCGCGCCTTCGCGCTGCAGCCCACGCACCTGTCGCATTACCAGCTCACGCTGGAGCCGAACACCGTGTTCTTCGCGCGGCCGCCGCAGGGGATTCCCGACGAGGATTCGGCGTGGGACATCCAGGAGCACTGCCAGCGCCTGCTGGCCGAGGCCGGCTACGCACAGTACGAAGTCAGCGCCTACGCCAAGCCGGGCCGGCAGAGCCAGCACAACCTCAATTACTGGCGCTTCGGCGATTACCTGGGCATCGGCGCCGGTGCGCACGGCAAGATCAGCAGCGGTGCCGAACAGCACGTGCTGCGCCGCTGGAAGCACAAGCATCCGCAGACCTTCATGGACACTGCCGGCACCCTGGCCTCGATCGGTGGCGACGATGTGATCAGCGCCGAACGCCTGCCGTTCGAGTACATGCTCAACCTGCTGCGCCTGCACGAGGGTTTCGGGCTGAAGGATTTCGAATCGCGCACCGGCCTGGACCGCGCGCAGATCGCCGCGCCGCTGGGCGTGGCCGTGGCCAACGGCTGGATGACCGTCAGCGGCGATCGCGCCACCCCGACCGAACTGGGCCGGCGCTTCACCAACGATGTCGTCGAGCTGTTCCTGCCCTGA
- a CDS encoding PilZ domain-containing protein, whose translation MTTPDTRRAPRRQVTELVPVTDLMAETVIGRLGNVSETGMLMLASVPMHEDALYQLHFAIPGPQGEPLRIDVGVHLLWSEQTHAPGQAWVGFRFLTLARDAREQLRHWIAEETSAV comes from the coding sequence ATGACCACGCCCGATACCCGCCGTGCACCGCGCCGCCAGGTGACCGAGCTGGTGCCCGTCACCGACCTGATGGCCGAGACCGTGATCGGCCGGCTCGGCAATGTCTCCGAAACCGGGATGTTGATGCTGGCCTCGGTACCGATGCACGAGGACGCGCTGTACCAGCTGCACTTCGCCATTCCCGGCCCGCAGGGAGAGCCCCTGCGGATCGACGTGGGCGTGCACCTGCTGTGGAGCGAGCAGACCCATGCGCCGGGCCAGGCCTGGGTGGGTTTCCGCTTCCTGACCTTGGCACGCGACGCACGCGAACAGCTGCGCCACTGGATCGCCGAGGAAACTTCGGCAGTCTGA
- the gmk gene encoding guanylate kinase — MSSQTPPAAEPARGTLYIVAAPSGAGKSSIVNATLARDPQIALSISFTSRATRPGEINGEHYHFVSAAEFEKMIAAGDFFEHAWVHGDWKGTARQSVEPQLAAGQDVLLEIDWQGAQQVRQLVPGTVTVFILPPSRQALQDRMRKRGQDSEAVIAQRLAAAREEMLHFNDFDYVIVNEVFETAVDELCAIFTASRLRREAQKVRHAGLIQALLTQDPATTD; from the coding sequence ATGAGCAGCCAGACCCCTCCGGCCGCCGAGCCCGCGCGCGGCACCCTGTACATCGTGGCCGCGCCCTCCGGGGCCGGCAAGAGCAGCATCGTCAACGCCACCCTGGCCCGTGACCCGCAGATCGCGCTGTCGATCTCGTTCACCTCGCGCGCCACCCGCCCGGGTGAGATCAACGGCGAGCACTACCACTTCGTCAGCGCCGCCGAGTTCGAAAAAATGATCGCCGCCGGTGACTTCTTCGAGCATGCCTGGGTACATGGCGACTGGAAGGGCACCGCGCGGCAGTCGGTCGAGCCGCAGCTGGCGGCTGGCCAGGACGTGCTGCTGGAGATCGACTGGCAGGGCGCCCAGCAGGTCCGCCAGCTGGTGCCGGGCACGGTCACCGTGTTCATCCTGCCGCCCTCCAGGCAGGCGCTGCAGGACCGGATGCGCAAGCGCGGGCAGGACAGCGAGGCGGTGATCGCCCAGCGCCTGGCCGCCGCACGTGAAGAGATGCTGCACTTCAACGACTTCGATTACGTGATCGTCAACGAGGTCTTTGAGACCGCGGTCGACGAGCTGTGCGCGATCTTCACGGCCAGCCGCCTGCGCCGGGAGGCCCAGAAGGTCCGCCACGCGGGCCTCATCCAGGCCCTGCTGACCCAGGACCCGGCCACAACCGACTGA